One genomic region from Ochotona princeps isolate mOchPri1 chromosome 5, mOchPri1.hap1, whole genome shotgun sequence encodes:
- the KCNJ3 gene encoding G protein-activated inward rectifier potassium channel 1 isoform X2, with translation MSAIRRKFGDDYQVVTTSSSGSGLQPQGPGQGPQQQLVPKKKRQRFVDKNGRCNVQHGNLGSETSRYLSDLFTTLVDLKWRWNLFIFILTYTVAWLFMASMWWVIAYTRGDLNKAHVGNYTPCVANVYNFPSAFLFFIETEATIGYGYRYITDKCPEGIILFLFQSILGSIVDAFLIGCMFIKMSQPKKRAETLMFSEHAVISMRDGKLTLMFRVGNLRNSHMVSAQIRCKLLKE, from the coding sequence ATGTCTGCAATCCGAAGGAAATTTGGGGACGACTACCAGGTAGTGACCACCTCGTCCAGCGGCTCGGGCTTGCAGCCCCAGGGGCCGGGCCAGGGCCCGCAGCAGCAACTTGTGCCCAAAAAGAAGCGGCAGCGGTTCGTGGACAAAAACGGCCGGTGCAATGTCCAGCACGGTAACCTGGGCAGCGAGACAAGCCGCTACCTCTCGGACCTCTTCACCACCCTGGTGGACCTTAAGTGGCGCTGGAACCTTTTCATCTTCATCCTTACCTACACCGTGGCCTGGCTCTTCATGGCCTCCATGTGGTGGGTGATCGCTTACACCCGGGGCGACCTGAACAAAGCCCACGTCGGCAACTACACGCCCTGTGTAGCCAACGTCTAcaacttcccctctgctttcctcttCTTCATCGAGACCGAGGCCACCATCGGCTATGGCTACCGGTACATCACCGACAAGTGCCCCGAGGGCatcatcctcttcctcttccagTCAATCCTGGGCTCCATCGTGGACGCCTTTCTCATTGGCTGCATGTTCATCAAGATGTCCCAACCCAAGAAGCGCGCCGAGACCCTCATGTTCAGCGAACACGCGGTGATCTCCATGAGGGACGGGAAACTCACGCTCATGTTCCGGGTGGGCAATTTGCGCAACAGCCACATGGTCTCGGCGCAGATCCGCTGCAAGCTGCTCAAA